The region aaccaaaacaaacttTCATACATTTTTGACAAGCAAATGTATTGTTTAGACCGAGAATAAAATGAGTAGTTCACAAATCTGAAGCCAGGTCTATTTATTTACATGATCCCACACTACAAACAGTAAACAGAGTCAAAActgctcctctcctcttcttcatcgGGCATCGAATACAACCACTGAAATCAGAGAGTCAAGGAAATCCACAGCAAACGTAGCAACCAATTCATAAAATatcaatcaaaatcaaaatatcTGAACACTCTTTAGCAAAAAGACTCACATCTGAAATAAACAAGTCAACTggtcatttttaatgttttcacaAGTTGTCTTCATGCACACAAAGTCAAAAGGATACATCTCTTTGTTCTCTTCTTGTACATGATCCTGTAGCCACACTCTCTGCATCTGATCGGATCGCGGGCTTTGATTTCGTTCTCGGTGTGACATTCTGCAAGTGACGAGAGAAAACATGGTGTTATGTGGTCAAGTTCAGTTtgagcagagcagagcagcgggCAACACCCCCTCACATAGTTTTTCTGCTGATGTTAATGACAGAGAAAGTTTGGACCTATGCAGCTACTGAGTCAGCAGAGTGTTGGTAACTTTTATTCACTTAGCGCACGCCTCTGAATTCAAAGAGGTGTGGCCCAACATTTAGTCCATAATGTGTAAGATGTATtcatttcagttcattcagattGTTACTGAGTTTTTACACCTTGCCAAAAAACTTATTAGAACTAAAATCAGGGTGGTTCTTTTTCCAGATGCAAGATGACCAACATTACGTAATCATGGTGAAATAATTATTATTGGTTCCAAAATAGTAACATTGTATCAGACTGTAAAGGAGGTTTAATATTTCCCACTGTAAACATCTAGTGAGCCTAATGTGTATGTTATGTCC is a window of Maylandia zebra isolate NMK-2024a linkage group LG22, Mzebra_GT3a, whole genome shotgun sequence DNA encoding:
- the polr2k gene encoding DNA-directed RNA polymerases I, II, and III subunit RPABC4 → MDTQKDLQPPKQQPMIYICGECHTENEIKARDPIRCRECGYRIMYKKRTKRLVVFDAR